Proteins encoded together in one Cyanobium sp. WAJ14-Wanaka window:
- a CDS encoding DOMON-like domain-containing protein gives MNEIVAKQSFQLKPFIGNNQPAGSPGKPEIAISGWAERSAGQNLLRIHYRLEGDLQKLLIPDRVQKASRCDNLWQNTCFEWFGAVAGQAPYWECNLSPSGDWNLYRLADYRQALEVDQSAENLGFAVARQENILSLDLSCPLPPALGHAQTLELGICAVIKSRRSAKIPQNSIIDLSYWALAHPGEEADFHNRQGWTLSL, from the coding sequence ATGAATGAAATAGTTGCCAAGCAATCATTTCAGCTGAAGCCTTTTATCGGTAACAACCAACCAGCAGGGTCCCCAGGTAAACCTGAGATCGCAATTAGCGGCTGGGCAGAGCGCTCTGCAGGCCAAAATTTGCTGCGGATCCACTACAGACTTGAGGGAGATTTACAAAAGCTCTTAATCCCAGATAGAGTTCAAAAAGCGAGCCGCTGTGACAACCTCTGGCAGAACACCTGCTTCGAATGGTTTGGCGCTGTAGCGGGCCAGGCTCCCTACTGGGAATGCAACCTCTCCCCCAGTGGCGATTGGAATCTCTATCGGCTTGCGGATTACAGACAAGCATTAGAGGTGGACCAGAGTGCAGAAAATCTTGGCTTTGCGGTGGCCCGGCAGGAAAACATTCTTAGCCTCGATCTGAGTTGCCCATTGCCACCCGCCCTTGGCCATGCCCAAACCCTGGAGCTGGGAATCTGCGCCGTGATCAAATCCCGCCGAAGCGCCAAAATTCCCCAAAATTCAATTATTGATCTCAGCTACTGGGCCCTAGCCCACCCAGGAGAAGAAGCCGATTTCCATAACCGCCAGGGCTGGACCCTAAGCCTGTAG
- a CDS encoding ROK family protein, with translation MPSSIEQVIGVDLGGTAIKLGRFNGAGELLAGLELPTPQPAMPGAVSVAIAEAIQQLDPERLAPRVGIGHPGPADRSGRVARVAINLPGWIDVPLADWLEPMLERQITLANDANCALVGEHWLGAAQGCSDVLLLTLGTGVGGAVYLDGKLFTGRGGAAPEPGLISINAEGPVCHSGNRGSLEQYCSLAGLRRLSPLDPAELVQRAAAGEPESLAVWAEYGRLLGVGISSLVYQFTPERVLIGGGLGAASPYFLPAVWAQVQERVQAVSREGLEIQPCALGNGAGRLGAARLALGWR, from the coding sequence ATGCCCAGTTCGATCGAACAAGTTATCGGTGTGGACCTGGGCGGCACCGCCATCAAATTGGGCCGCTTCAACGGTGCAGGCGAGCTGCTGGCTGGTTTGGAGCTGCCCACTCCCCAACCGGCCATGCCTGGAGCAGTTTCGGTTGCGATTGCCGAGGCTATTCAACAATTGGATCCGGAGCGCCTTGCCCCGCGGGTGGGGATCGGCCATCCCGGTCCGGCGGACCGCAGCGGCCGGGTGGCTCGGGTGGCGATCAATTTGCCCGGGTGGATAGATGTGCCCCTGGCCGATTGGCTGGAGCCGATGCTGGAACGGCAGATCACCCTGGCCAACGATGCCAACTGCGCCCTGGTGGGTGAGCATTGGCTTGGGGCGGCCCAGGGCTGCAGTGATGTGTTGCTGTTGACCCTCGGCACCGGAGTGGGGGGGGCTGTTTATCTCGATGGCAAGTTGTTTACGGGGCGCGGCGGTGCGGCGCCAGAACCCGGCCTTATCTCAATTAATGCTGAGGGTCCTGTTTGCCACAGCGGCAATCGGGGCTCCCTTGAGCAGTACTGCAGTTTGGCCGGCCTGCGCCGTTTGAGCCCCCTAGATCCAGCTGAGTTGGTCCAGCGAGCGGCAGCTGGCGAGCCGGAATCCCTGGCAGTCTGGGCTGAGTACGGCCGCTTGCTGGGGGTGGGCATCAGTTCGCTCGTTTACCAATTCACCCCGGAGCGCGTTCTAATTGGCGGTGGCTTAGGCGCGGCCAGTCCCTATTTTCTGCCGGCCGTCTGGGCCCAGGTGCAGGAGCGGGTGCAGGCGGTTAGCCGGGAGGGGCTGGAGATTCAGCCCTGCGCCCTCGGCAATGGGGCCGGCCGGCTTGGTGCAGCCAGGTTGGCCCTTGGCTGGAGATGA
- a CDS encoding phosphotransferase enzyme family protein: MVSPSDTLLEALSPIASRFALPAPVVEISPLGRGNVNDTYLVVTAGKEAQRFVLQKINQRVFPRCDLVMQNIQQLVEHGELLAKSPNSWLHGERWQVPKTVAVPENGQTWLEVEGETWRLLTFVEKAHSLEILSTPVQAREIGRGLGLFHRLVSAMPAAELHDTLPGFHITPLYLQNFKSSLTQARSSQALQANQELEACLAFVAEREQLAPVLEAARERGELRQRPIHGDPKINNVMLCSESGCAIALVDLDTVKPGLLHYDIGDCCRSACNPLGEETRDFSSVVFDLERCEAILEGYCGAVGDTLSAQDFNYIYTAIRLISFELGLRFLTDHLAGNTYFKVSRPGHNLDRARVQFQLTKSIESQQIQIEAIIEKLRR, encoded by the coding sequence TTGGTAAGCCCTTCAGACACGCTCCTGGAGGCCCTATCCCCGATTGCCAGCCGTTTCGCCCTGCCGGCCCCGGTTGTGGAGATTTCCCCCCTGGGCAGGGGCAACGTAAACGACACCTATTTAGTTGTCACCGCTGGCAAGGAAGCCCAGCGCTTCGTCTTGCAGAAGATCAACCAGCGGGTATTCCCCAGGTGTGACCTGGTGATGCAGAACATCCAGCAGCTGGTGGAGCACGGTGAACTGCTGGCCAAAAGCCCCAATTCCTGGCTCCATGGCGAGCGCTGGCAAGTGCCCAAGACCGTTGCCGTGCCAGAAAACGGCCAAACCTGGCTGGAGGTCGAAGGCGAAACCTGGCGCCTGCTGACCTTTGTGGAGAAGGCCCACTCCCTCGAAATCCTGAGCACCCCAGTCCAGGCCCGCGAAATTGGCCGAGGCCTAGGCCTCTTCCATCGTCTAGTAAGTGCCATGCCGGCCGCGGAGCTCCACGACACCTTGCCCGGCTTTCACATAACTCCGCTCTATCTGCAGAACTTCAAGTCAAGCCTGACCCAGGCCCGCAGCTCCCAGGCCCTCCAGGCAAATCAGGAACTGGAAGCCTGCCTGGCCTTTGTGGCCGAGCGAGAGCAGCTGGCTCCGGTGCTGGAAGCGGCTAGGGAGCGGGGCGAATTAAGGCAACGGCCCATCCACGGCGATCCCAAGATCAACAACGTGATGCTGTGCAGCGAATCGGGTTGCGCCATTGCCCTGGTGGATCTCGACACGGTGAAACCGGGGCTGTTGCACTACGACATTGGCGATTGCTGCCGCTCTGCCTGTAATCCGCTTGGTGAGGAGACCCGAGATTTTTCGTCTGTGGTATTCGATCTAGAGCGCTGCGAAGCAATCCTGGAGGGCTATTGCGGCGCCGTTGGAGATACCCTTTCAGCGCAGGATTTCAACTACATTTACACTGCAATTCGCCTGATTAGCTTCGAACTGGGGCTGAGATTTCTAACTGACCACCTGGCCGGCAACACCTATTTCAAGGTTAGCCGCCCCGGCCACAACCTAGATCGTGCAAGGGTTCAATTCCAACTGACCAAAAGCATAGAAAGCCAGCAAATTCAAATTGAAGCCATTATCGAGAAGCTCCGTAGATGA
- a CDS encoding dihydroneopterin aldolase: MDRASIVVRGLRLWAHVGVLESERICGQWFELDLQLGLDAAGLAAAASSDDLASCLDYSQVVQLLQRQASSMVCRTIEHYSEQILMAIEQLYGPVAIQLELRKCAAPIAGFDGIVAIQRCRRWPLQA, translated from the coding sequence ATGGATAGGGCTTCGATTGTGGTGCGTGGCCTAAGGCTCTGGGCCCATGTGGGAGTGCTGGAAAGTGAGCGCATCTGTGGCCAGTGGTTTGAGCTGGATCTGCAACTGGGCCTAGACGCTGCTGGCTTGGCCGCCGCCGCCAGCTCCGACGATCTGGCTTCTTGCCTCGATTACAGCCAGGTGGTTCAGCTTCTCCAAAGGCAGGCCAGCAGCATGGTCTGTCGCACCATTGAGCACTACAGCGAACAAATTCTGATGGCGATTGAGCAGTTGTATGGTCCGGTGGCAATACAATTGGAATTGCGCAAGTGTGCGGCTCCCATTGCTGGCTTTGATGGCATAGTTGCAATCCAGCGCTGCCGCCGCTGGCCCCTACAGGCTTAG
- a CDS encoding glutamate-5-semialdehyde dehydrogenase → MAVPDPSSDLIQRAAVVRRAAMALGQSTDAQRQLAVVAMADALEAARESILEANRADLDAAALEGLTPALVARLKLDAAKLDAAIAGVRQVAALADPLGRRQLHTELDQGLTLERITVPLGVVGVIFEARPDAVMQIASLAIRSGNGALLKGGREASASCAAILEALRGGLAASVVSAGCLELLTSREESLGLLKLDGLVDLIIPRGSNELVRFIQDNTRIPVLGHADGICHLYVDQAADLPQALAVALDSKIQYPAACNAIETLLVHQAVAADFLALAIPAFGQAGVELRGDAAAQALGVENPATEADWGTEYSDLILAVKVVADLEGALGHIRSHGSRHTDAICTTDQATADRFLAAVDSAGVYLNCSTRFADGFRYGFGAEVGISTQTLPPRGPVGLEGLVTYRYRLRGDGHVAGDYASGARCFSHRSLPL, encoded by the coding sequence ATGGCCGTTCCCGATCCGAGTTCTGATTTGATCCAGCGGGCCGCAGTGGTCCGCCGCGCCGCCATGGCCCTGGGCCAAAGCACCGATGCGCAGAGGCAGTTGGCCGTGGTGGCTATGGCCGATGCCCTGGAGGCCGCGCGGGAATCGATCCTCGAGGCCAACCGGGCGGACCTCGACGCAGCGGCCCTGGAAGGTTTGACCCCGGCACTGGTGGCCCGCCTGAAGTTGGATGCGGCCAAACTCGACGCTGCCATCGCCGGCGTGCGCCAGGTGGCCGCCCTGGCAGATCCCCTGGGTCGCCGCCAACTCCACACCGAACTCGACCAGGGCCTGACCCTGGAGCGAATCACCGTTCCCCTGGGGGTGGTGGGGGTGATCTTCGAAGCACGCCCCGATGCGGTGATGCAGATTGCCTCTCTGGCAATTCGCTCGGGCAATGGCGCCCTGCTCAAGGGGGGGCGCGAGGCCTCCGCCAGCTGCGCCGCAATCCTGGAGGCCCTGCGTGGGGGCCTTGCCGCCAGTGTGGTTTCTGCGGGTTGCCTCGAACTCCTTACCAGCCGTGAGGAAAGCTTGGGTTTATTGAAGCTTGATGGGCTGGTGGATCTGATCATTCCCCGCGGCTCCAATGAGCTGGTGCGCTTCATCCAGGACAACACCCGCATCCCGGTGCTTGGCCATGCCGATGGGATTTGCCATTTATATGTGGATCAGGCGGCGGATCTGCCCCAGGCCCTAGCGGTGGCGTTGGATTCAAAAATCCAGTACCCAGCTGCCTGTAATGCCATCGAAACCCTGCTGGTTCACCAGGCGGTCGCCGCCGATTTCCTTGCCCTGGCGATTCCGGCCTTTGGCCAGGCCGGGGTGGAGCTGCGGGGCGACGCAGCGGCCCAGGCCCTCGGTGTGGAAAATCCAGCCACCGAGGCAGATTGGGGCACGGAGTATTCCGATTTGATCCTGGCGGTGAAGGTGGTTGCTGATCTTGAAGGGGCCCTAGGGCACATCCGCAGCCATGGTTCGCGCCACACCGACGCCATTTGCACAACCGACCAGGCAACGGCTGATCGCTTCTTGGCGGCGGTTGATAGTGCCGGGGTCTATCTCAATTGCTCCACCCGCTTTGCCGATGGTTTCCGCTACGGCTTTGGTGCTGAGGTGGGCATCAGCACCCAAACCCTGCCGCCCAGGGGCCCGGTGGGCTTGGAGGGTCTGGTGACCTATCGCTACCGACTGCGGGGCGACGGCCATGTGGCCGGCGATTACGCCTCCGGTGCCCGTTGCTTCAGCCATCGCAGCCTGCCGCTGTAG